The following is a genomic window from Niabella soli DSM 19437.
TAAATAAAAACAAATGGCTAAAAGCAACCGGCTGTTGTATTTTCTGGCGCTGATCAAAATAATAATTCCTTACTTACTGCAACATCCCTTTTACGAGCCCCACCGGGATGAGCTGCTCTACCTGGCCGAAGGCCGGCACCTAGCTTTGGGATTTATGGAAGTACCTCCCATGCTCTCATTATTTTCATGGTTCACCAACCTGTTTGGCGGCAGTATGTTTTGGGTAAAGTTATGGCCTTCATTGTTTGGGGCCGCCACCTTCATTGTCTCGGGAAAAATAGTACAATCACTCGGTGGAAAAAAATTTGCGATCCTCTTGCTGTTCCTGCCCTTCCTTTTCGGCGCCTACCTGAGAATGTTCTTTTTATTTCAGCCCAATGCACCTGAAATTTTTTTCTGGACCATGATGGCGTTCAGTATCATCCGTTTTACCCAAACCAGCAACCCTAAATGGTTATACCTGTTTGGCGTAAGTGTTGCCTTAGGCATGCTGAGCAAATATTCGGTTGCTTTTTATACTGCAGCCATTTTACTGGGGTTATTATTTACCCAACACCGAAGCCTGTTCTTAAATAAACATTTTTGGTATGCAGCATTGATCAGCTTTATTATTTTCCTGCCCAACCTGGCCTGGCAATACCTGCATCATTTCCCGGTTGTATTTCATATGCGGGAACTGCGGGACTCGCAGTTGCAATATGTGCATCCACCGGGTTTTCTGGCAGATCAACTGTTATACAACCTGCCTTGTTTTTTTATATGGCTAACCGGCTTCTTTTACGCATTACGCTCCAAACAATATCGTTTTATTGCCTGGGGCTACCTGTTCGTAATAGCGCTCCTGCTGCTGGGTCATGGCAAGAGCTATTACGCAATGGGTGTATACCCCGCGCTCTTTGCTTTTGGTG
Proteins encoded in this region:
- a CDS encoding glycosyltransferase family 39 protein; amino-acid sequence: MAKSNRLLYFLALIKIIIPYLLQHPFYEPHRDELLYLAEGRHLALGFMEVPPMLSLFSWFTNLFGGSMFWVKLWPSLFGAATFIVSGKIVQSLGGKKFAILLLFLPFLFGAYLRMFFLFQPNAPEIFFWTMMAFSIIRFTQTSNPKWLYLFGVSVALGMLSKYSVAFYTAAILLGLLFTQHRSLFLNKHFWYAALISFIIFLPNLAWQYLHHFPVVFHMRELRDSQLQYVHPPGFLADQLLYNLPCFFIWLTGFFYALRSKQYRFIAWGYLFVIALLLLGHGKSYYAMGVYPALFAFGAVQLEKFTELKRKRLRIVLILFPVITGLFFIPLLLPVLPPPQLARLYVKLNARKTGLLQWEDLKDHPLPQDFSDMLGWKEMTQKVAKAYNLLDSSSKKDVFIFCNNYGMAGAVNHYGSEYHLPEAYSDNASFLYWLPSGKYIRDMILVTDDAHEEQHDFAKGFVSVAKIDSVTNEYAKEKGDYIYLFKGADNNFREFFRKKIEKDKLRLKY